In the Pectinatus sottacetonis genome, TTCTATTTCACTCCCCTTCCGGGGTTCTTTTCACCTTTCCCTCACGGTACTATGCGCTATCGGTCGCCAGGTAGTATTTTGCCTTGGAGGGTGGTCCCCCCAGCTTCTCGCAAGGTTTCTCGTGCCCCGCGATACTCTGGATACTGACCATGCTGCCCCACTTTTTGCCTACCGGGGTTTTACCTTCTATGCCTGACCTTTCCAAGTCATTTGGCTAAATGTTTCAGCATTTTTGTCAGTCCTCAACCCCATATTACCGAAGTAATATGGTTTGGGCTTTTACCCATTTCGCTCGCCGCTACTTTGGGTATCTCGTTTGATTTCTTTTCCTCCGGGTACTTAGATGTTTCAGTTCCCCGGGTTTGTCTTCCTTTCGGATGATAGAACTTTTTCTATCGGGTTGCCCCATTCGGATATGTACGGATCAATAGATGCTTGCTCTTCCCCGTACCTTTTCGCAGCTTACCGCGTCCTTCTTCGACTCCTGGCGCCAAGGCATCCACCATATGCCCTTGTTCACTTAACTTATCAGTATTGCTTGGTTATTATTATCCCTGCCAGTGCTTTAAGCTCTGCCTGGTATCATAATAACTGCCGCAATCTGTTTTTGCATTTCATAATCTTACTTATAAAATGCCACCTTTGCTATAAGTTCATACGTTTTATCTTGGCGTATTTCTTTATAATCCTTTGTGCTTGGTCCAACTATTCCCTCGCCATTCTCATTTTCACAAGTTTGGCATTGGTGATAATTGTTCTTTGCTTTTCTTCTGTGTAGTTTTCAATGTGCAATTTGGTGGGCCTAAGTAGACTTGAACTACTGACCTCACGCTTATCAGGCGTGCGCTCTAACCAGCTGAGCTATAGGCCCATTCTCTTCTGGTGGAGACGAGGAGATTTGAACTCCTGACCCCCTGCTTGCAAGGCAGGTGCTCTCCCAGCTGAGCTACGCCCCCATTAGTCCTAGCTTTTTTGAGGGAAGAAACCCTCAAAACTAAACAATACATCAAGCTTCTCAGTTGCAGCTGCCTGCCCCTGATATGCTTGTTTCCAGATGTACTCGACAGATTTTATTAAAAATCCTTAGAAAGGAGGTGATCCAGCCGCACCTTCCGATACGGCTACCTTGTTACGACTTCACCCCAATCATCGCCCCCACCTTAGACGGTCGGTTCCATAAGGCCCTTTCCCGGCTTCGGGTGTGAATGACTTTCGTGGTGTGACGGGCGGTGTGTACAAGGCCCGGGAACGTATTCACCGCAGTATGCTGACCTGCGATTACTAGCGATTCCAACTTCATGCAGGCGAGTTGCAGCCTGCAATCCGAACTGGGGGATATTTTTTGGGTTCCGCTCCAGATCGCTCCTTCGCTTCCCTCTGTGTATCCCATTGTAGTACGTGTGTAGCCCAGGACGTAAGGGGCATGATGACTTGACGTCATCCCCGCCTTCCTCCGCGTTGTCCGCGGCAGTCTCATCTGAGTTCCCACCTTGACGTGCTGGCAACAGATAATAGGGGTTGCGCTCGTTGCGGGACTTAACCCAACATCTCACGACACGAGCTGACGACAGCCATGCACCACCTGTTTTCTTGTCTTCCGAAGAAGAAATATCCATCTCTGGATACGTCAATCAATGTCAAGCCCTGGTAAGGTTCTTCGCGTTGCGTCGAATTAAACCACATACTCCACCGCTTGTGCGGGCCCCCGTCAATTCCTTTGAGTTTCAACCTTGCGGTCGTACTCCCCAGGCGGGATACTTATTGCGTTAACTCCGGCACAGAGGGGGTCGATACCCTCTACACCTAGTATCCATCGTTTACGGCTAGGACTACCGGGGTATCTAATCCCGTTCGCTACCCTAGCTTTCGAGCCTCAGCGTCAGTTACAGTCCAGAAAGCCGCCTTCGCCACTGGTGTTCTTCCCAATATCTACGCATTTCACCGCTACACTGGGAATTCCGCTTTCCTCTCCTGCACTCAAGATTGCCAGTTTGGACCCCATCACGGGGTTGAGCCCCGCACTTTTAAGATCCACTTAACTATCCGCCTGCGCTCCCTTTACGCCCAATGATTCCGGACAACGCTTGCCGCCTACGTATTACCGCGGCTGCTGGCACGTAGTTAGCCGTGGCTTTCTAACAAGGTACCGTCATGCATTACCGATATTAGCGATATTGCCATTCGTCCCTTGCAACAGAACTTTACGATCCGAAGACCTTCCTCGTTCACGCGGCGTTGCTCCGTCAGGCTTTCGCCCATTGCGGAAGATTCCCCACTGCTGCCTCCCGTAGGAGTCTGGGCCGTGTCTCAGTCCCAATGTGGCCGTCCATCCTCTCAGACCGGCTACTGATCGTCGCCTTGGTGCGCCGTTACCGTCACCAACTAGCTAATCAGACGCAGGCCCATCTCCAAGTAATAGCCAAAGCCATCTTTGATAAAAGCTTCATGCAAAGCTTTTATAACATTCGGTATTAGCACCCCTTTCGGAATGTTGTCCCCATCTTGAAGGTAGGTTGCCTACGCGTTACTCACCCGTTTGCCACTAGGCTCTTACCGAAATAAAAGCCCCGTTCGACTTGCATGTGTTAAGCACGCCGCCAGCGTTCGTCCTGAGCCAGGATCAAACTCTCCATTAAATTTATCGGAGAGCCAATTTGGCTCTTTCATTTGTTGTTTAAAGAATTGTTTCAGGTTTATATTTAAACCGCACATCTGGTATATTTTAGAAAACATATAATGATGTATTGTTCAGTTTTCAAGGTGCCTGCCTCAACGAGTCAGCTTTTATATTTTATCAAAAACCTTTTCGTTTGTCAAGAACTTTTTTAAGTTAAATTTCTTTAGCCCTCTAAGTCCCGGCCGCTCTCTCGAGCGCAGAAATTATTATATCTAATCCTGTATATTTTGTCAATACTTTTTCTTATCTTTTTTCTTCCTTTTTTTATCTTAATAACAAAAAACAGGCAAAGAGCATATAAATAAATATTTTATCATGCTGCTTTACCTGAAATCTGACCAATATAGATTTACTTATATTCTTGATGCGATGCATAAGCATTGTGATTGTGAATTGACTCAAAATTTTCACATTCAACAGAAAAATAATCTATCTTATCCAGCTTACGCAGTGCCAATACCAAATCCCTCAATATATCTTCTACAAACTTGGGGTTATCATAAGCGGTTTCCGTAACAAATTTTTCATCTTCACGTTTTAAAATCGGATATACTGCGGATGAAGCTTGTTTTTCAATTATACCTGCCATTTTTTCAATAGTGATATCATTTTCCTTACTAAATTTTACGGCTCCCTTTATTCTACTGCGCTGATTATGTGCTCCATATGCAGATATTTCCTTACTGCACGGACATAATGATGTTACAGGTACCGTTACTGCCATTGTAAAATCTAAAGGTTCATTTTTTATTTTATCACCTATAAACATGCAGTCCACATCTAATAAGGACTTTTTTTTACTTATCGGTGCGGCTTTTTTTATAAAATATTTAAAGCTTATAGCAATATGTGCTGATTTAGCCGATAATTTACAAAGAACATGTTTTAATAATTCATCAACAGTCAAGAAATTTAATGGTCTATTGGCAGATTCATGTAATATTTCCATGAATCTGCTCATATGTGTACCTTTATATTCCATTGGTAAATCAACTGTAAAACGTTCAATTGAGGCTGTTACATGCTGAGAACCGCCCTCTTGTGCTGCCACCAAAAATGGAATCCAAGCTCTACTGATTCCTACACGTTGAATGGCAATTCCTCGTGTATCTCCCATATTCTGGACATCTTTCAAAACATTATCACTCCATGTACTCAATTGGGTCCTTTAATCCGGCTTCTGCAAAACCTCTTAATCTCAATTTGCAGCTATCACAGTGTCCACAGGCTTTTTCTCCTCCATTATAACAACTACGTGTCAAAGCAAATGGAGCCTTTAATTTTGTTCCTAGCAATACAATATCTTTTTTTGATAAATTTTGTAATGGAGTTTCTATTTTTATTTTTTTATGCTCAGCCGCTGTAGCTTTTGTGGCAAAATCAGCTAAATCTTGAAACTTTTTAATGAACTCTGGTCGACAGTCTGGATAACCGGAATAATCCACTGCGTTTACTCCAATATATACATAAGGCGCGCCTAATACTTCTGCGTATCCCAATGCATAACTCAAAAAGATCAAATTTCTGGCTGGTACATAAGTAACTGGTACATCCTCAGTATCAGGATCACGATCAGGAACATTTATACTTTTGTCTGTAAGTGCCGATCCACCTATTTGATTCATATTTGTGTCTATTATCAAATGGCGCTTAGCATCAAAAAACGCCGCAACTTTTTTAGCGCTTTCTAATTCTATACTATGTCTTTGATGGTAATTAAAACTTATCGGATAAAGATCATAATTTTTACTCTTAGCTACTGCCATACAAACAGTCGAATCCAATCCACCCGATAATAAAATAACGGCTTTCAAAAACTTATCCCCCTTATATATGTGCGTTAATCTTTGGTCTTTTTCTCCTGAGTGTTTCCCTTTTTAACATTATTTGAAGAAGTATTATTATTAGTCTTTTCTACTGCCTCTTTTTTACTTTTAGACTTAGCTATTATTAAATTAACAACACTTTTTTCCTTTAATTTTTCGCCTGATCTGGGTGACTGACCTAAGACTGTTCCCGGAGCCTTATCACTTTCCTGTTCT is a window encoding:
- the folE2 gene encoding GTP cyclohydrolase FolE2, which encodes MKDVQNMGDTRGIAIQRVGISRAWIPFLVAAQEGGSQHVTASIERFTVDLPMEYKGTHMSRFMEILHESANRPLNFLTVDELLKHVLCKLSAKSAHIAISFKYFIKKAAPISKKKSLLDVDCMFIGDKIKNEPLDFTMAVTVPVTSLCPCSKEISAYGAHNQRSRIKGAVKFSKENDITIEKMAGIIEKQASSAVYPILKREDEKFVTETAYDNPKFVEDILRDLVLALRKLDKIDYFSVECENFESIHNHNAYASHQEYK
- the queC gene encoding 7-cyano-7-deazaguanine synthase QueC, which gives rise to MKAVILLSGGLDSTVCMAVAKSKNYDLYPISFNYHQRHSIELESAKKVAAFFDAKRHLIIDTNMNQIGGSALTDKSINVPDRDPDTEDVPVTYVPARNLIFLSYALGYAEVLGAPYVYIGVNAVDYSGYPDCRPEFIKKFQDLADFATKATAAEHKKIKIETPLQNLSKKDIVLLGTKLKAPFALTRSCYNGGEKACGHCDSCKLRLRGFAEAGLKDPIEYME